A DNA window from Arachis duranensis cultivar V14167 chromosome 3, aradu.V14167.gnm2.J7QH, whole genome shotgun sequence contains the following coding sequences:
- the LOC107479347 gene encoding BTB/POZ domain-containing protein At1g30440, producing MACVKLGSKPDAFQRQGQAWFCTTGLPSDIVVEVGEMSFHLHKFPLLSKSGVLERLIAEASESKEECVIHLPDIPGGAKTFELVAKFCYGVKLELTASNVVYLWCAAGNLEMTEEYGEGNLVSQAETFFNQVVLRNWKDSLRALQTCDDVLPYAEELHIVKRCIESLAAKASTDPNLFGWPVLEHGGPMQSPGGSVLWNGISTGARPKNSSSDWWYEDVTSLSLPIYKRLITVMESRGIRWEIVAGSLAFYAQKYLPGLNRRKVSGETSSHLAPLALGSPPSEEDQKILLEEIDRLLPVQKGLVQTKFLFGLLRTAMILKVSPSCISNLEKRIGMQLDQANLEDLLMPSFSYSMETLYNVDCVQRILDHFLAMDQVTGATSPCSVDDGQLIGSPSLAPITMVAKLIDGYLAEVAPDVNLKLQKFQALAAAVPDYARPLDDGLYRAIDIYLKSHPWLVESEREQLCRLMDCQKLSLEACTHAAQNERLPIRIIVQVLFFEQLQLRTSIAGCFLVSDNLDGSRQLRSDLVGSNEGGWASAVKENQVLKVGMDNMRMRVSELEMECSNMRQEIEKLARTKGSSAWGTVSKKLGFKMKSQMCSAQEGSVSNNKNNNHSGNIKVEKLKDRHSKHKRSSSISDKASVSSIVPSK from the exons ATGGCTTGTGTGAAATTGGGTTCCAAACCTGATGCTTTCCAACGTCAAGGGCAAGCATG GTTCTGCACAACTGGGCTTCCCAGTGACATTGTTGTTGAAGTGGGTGAAATGTCCTTCCATCTTCATAAG TTCCCTTTGCTTTCTAAAAGTGGGGTTTTGGAGAGACTGATTGCAGAAGCCTCTGAGTCTAAGGAAGAATGTGTCATACACCTACCTGACATTCCTGGTGGGGCCAAGACATTTGAACTTGTGGCAAAATTCTGCTATGGTGTGAAACTTGAACTTACAGCTTCAAATGTTGTGTACCTGTGGTGCGCTGCCGGGAATCTTGAAATGACTGAGGAATATGGTGAAGGTAATCTTGTTTCACAAGCTGAAACCTTTTTCAATCAAGTGGTCCTCCGAAATTGGAAAGACTCTCTCAGAGCACTTCAAACCTGTGATGATGTTCTGCCATATGCTGAAGAGCTCCACATTGTGAAAAGGTGCATTGAATCACTTGCTGCAAAGGCATCTACTGACCCAAATTTATTTGGGTGGCCCGTGCTGGAGCATGGTGGACCCATGCAAAGCCCTGGTGGAAGTGTTTTGTGGAATGGGATAAGTACTGGGGCGAGGCCAAAGAATTCAAGTTCAGATTGGTGGTATGAGGATGTAACAAGTTTGAGTTTACCAATTTATAAGAGGTTGATAACTGTCATGGAATCTCGAGGAATTAGGTGGGAGATCGTTGCTGGTTCTCTTGCTTTCTATGCTCAAAAGTATCTGCCTGGGTTGAACCGACGTAAGGTTTCTGGTGAGACCAGCAGCCATCTGGCACCATTGGCTTTGGGATCTCCTCCGTCTGAAGAAGACCAGAAGATTCTGCTGGAAGAGATTGATCGGCTACTCCCTGTGCAAAAGGGCCTGGTCCAAACAAAGTTCCTTTTTGGTCTACTTCGAACAGCTATGATTCTAAAAGTGAGCCCCAGTTGCATATCAAATTTGGAGAAGCGGATTGGGATGCAGCTTGATCAAGCTAATCTGGAGGATCTCTTGATGCCTAGTTTCTCATATTCAATGGAGACACTTTACAATGTTGATTGTGTGCAAAGAATTCTTGATCATTTCCTTGCCATGGATCAGGTTACCGGTGCCACTTCTCCATGTTCAGTTGATGATGGCCAATTGATTGGATCACCTTCATTGGCTCCAATCACCATGGTAGCAAAGCTGATTGATGGTTACCTGGCAGAGGTTGCACCAGATGTTAACTTAAAACTTCAAAAGTTTCAAGCACTTGCTGCTGCTGTTCCAGATTATGCCAGACCTTTGGATGATGGTTTATATCGTGCTATTGACATTTATTTGAAG TCTCACCCATGGTTGGTGGAGTCTGAGAGAGAGCAACTGTGTCGGCTGATGGACTGCCAGAAGCTCTCATTAGAAGCCTGCACTCACGCCGCACAGAATGAGAGGCTTCCAATCAGAATAATAGTTCAAGTCCTATTTTTCGAGCAGCTCCAGCTTCGAACTTCCATCGCGGGTTGCTTCCTAGTTTCTGATAATCTTGACGGATCGAGACAACTAAGAAGTGATTTGGTTGGATCTAACGAGGGTGGCTGGGCATCAGCCGTGAAGGAAAACCAGGTATTAAAAGTTGGAATGGATAACATGCGGATGAGGGTATCTGAGCTTGAGATGGAGTGCTCAAACATGAGGCAGGAAATCGAGAAATTGGCTCGCACAAAGGGATCAAGCGCTTGGGGTACCGTGTCTAAGAAGCTTGGGTTTAAGATGAAGTCTCAAATGTGCAGTGCTCAAGAAGGATCAGTTAGTaacaataagaataataatCACAGTGGAAATATTAAGGTTGAGAAGTTGAAGGATAGACATTCAAAGCACAAGAGAAGTTCTTCTATTAGTGACAAAGCATCGGTCTCTTCAATTGTTCCTTCTAAGTAA